The following proteins are encoded in a genomic region of Agromyces sp. CF514:
- a CDS encoding DNA-3-methyladenine glycosylase produces MPDRAFFARDSVELAPLLLGAVLAYESDEGRVAVRLSEVEAYRGVGEDPGSHAHRGMTARTTVMFGAPAHLYAYFTYGMHTCLNVVAGVEEQASAVLLRGGTVVEGLELARRRRGAASDRDLARGPARLAVALGVPLAATGADLLAPPFEIEVRDRPQAYEAGPRTGVSGAGGGAAYPWRFWLPGDPGVSPYRRHAKSHD; encoded by the coding sequence GTGCCCGACCGCGCGTTCTTCGCGCGCGACTCGGTCGAGCTCGCCCCGTTGCTGCTCGGCGCCGTGCTCGCCTACGAGTCCGACGAGGGCCGCGTCGCGGTGCGGCTGTCCGAGGTCGAGGCGTATCGCGGCGTCGGTGAGGACCCGGGCTCGCATGCCCATCGCGGAATGACCGCACGCACGACGGTGATGTTCGGCGCACCCGCGCATCTCTACGCGTACTTCACGTACGGCATGCACACCTGCCTGAACGTGGTCGCGGGCGTCGAGGAGCAGGCGTCGGCGGTGCTGCTGCGCGGCGGCACGGTGGTCGAGGGGCTCGAGCTCGCACGTCGACGGCGCGGCGCGGCATCCGACCGGGATCTCGCACGCGGGCCCGCTCGGCTCGCAGTCGCGCTCGGCGTGCCGCTCGCGGCGACGGGCGCCGACCTGCTCGCACCGCCGTTCGAGATCGAGGTCCGGGATCGACCGCAGGCGTACGAGGCCGGACCTCGCACGGGCGTCAGCGGTGCAGGCGGGGGAGCGGCGTACCCGTGGCGCTTCTGGCTGCCTGGCGATCCGGGCGTCTCGCCGTATCGTCGGCACGCGAAGTCGCACGACTGA
- a CDS encoding acetylornithine transaminase produces MSDDVQQSSDVSADDWQQRFDRRIMRSIGMPLRKLDHGEGAYVWDDEGTEYLDFLAGIAVNSLGHAHPAFVEAVSRQAATLAHVSNYFTTEPALELAERITRLAGAGDNGRAWFGNSGAEANEAAFKLARLNNSGGARTRVLALVDAFHGRTMGSLALTGKPHMREAFEPLAGGVEHVPATIEALEASIDDAVAALIVEPIQGEAGVVELPEGYLEAARELTRRHGALLIVDEIQTGAGRTGAWFGFQHAGITPDAITVAKGIGGGIPIGGLVTFGAASDLYSKGQHGSTFGGNPLATAVANAVLGEIERADLVGNAARRGPQVRERIAAIGSPLVAATRGRGLLIGVGLTEPVAGKVVDAALAHGLIVNAANDVTIRLAPPLIIGDAEIDAFAERFAAALADVEHATS; encoded by the coding sequence ATGAGCGACGACGTGCAGCAGTCGAGCGACGTGAGCGCAGACGACTGGCAGCAGCGGTTCGACCGGCGCATCATGCGTTCGATCGGCATGCCGCTCCGCAAGCTCGACCACGGCGAGGGCGCCTACGTGTGGGACGACGAGGGCACCGAGTACCTCGACTTCCTCGCCGGCATCGCGGTGAACTCCCTCGGGCACGCCCACCCCGCGTTCGTCGAGGCCGTCAGTCGTCAGGCTGCGACCCTCGCGCACGTGTCGAATTACTTCACGACCGAGCCGGCACTCGAACTCGCCGAGCGCATCACGCGACTCGCGGGGGCGGGCGACAACGGACGTGCCTGGTTCGGCAACTCGGGTGCCGAGGCCAACGAGGCCGCCTTCAAGCTCGCGCGCCTCAACAACTCCGGCGGCGCCCGCACACGGGTGCTCGCGCTCGTCGACGCGTTCCACGGCCGCACGATGGGTTCGCTCGCCCTCACGGGCAAGCCGCACATGCGCGAGGCGTTCGAACCGCTCGCCGGAGGGGTCGAGCACGTCCCGGCGACGATCGAGGCGCTCGAGGCTTCGATCGACGATGCCGTCGCCGCGCTGATCGTCGAGCCCATCCAGGGCGAGGCCGGGGTCGTCGAACTGCCCGAGGGCTACCTCGAGGCGGCGCGCGAGCTCACCCGCCGGCACGGCGCGCTGCTCATCGTCGACGAGATCCAGACCGGGGCCGGGCGCACGGGCGCCTGGTTCGGCTTCCAACACGCGGGCATCACGCCCGACGCCATCACCGTCGCGAAGGGCATCGGCGGGGGCATCCCGATCGGCGGGCTCGTGACGTTCGGCGCGGCATCCGACCTCTACTCGAAGGGCCAGCACGGCTCGACGTTCGGCGGCAACCCGCTCGCGACCGCGGTCGCGAACGCGGTGCTCGGCGAGATCGAACGCGCCGACCTCGTCGGCAACGCCGCCCGTCGCGGTCCGCAGGTGCGCGAGCGCATCGCGGCCATCGGGTCCCCGCTCGTCGCCGCGACGCGCGGCCGCGGGCTCCTCATCGGCGTCGGGCTCACCGAACCTGTCGCGGGCAAGGTCGTCGACGCCGCCCTCGCGCACGGCCTCATCGTGAACGCCGCCAACGACGTGACCATCCGACTCGCACCGCCGCTCATCATCGGCGACGCCGAGATCGACGCCTTCGCCGAGCGATTCGCCGCGGCGCTCGCCGACGTCGAGCACGCGACATCCTGA
- the argF gene encoding ornithine carbamoyltransferase, whose amino-acid sequence MTRHFLRDDDLSPAEQAEVLDLALRLKADRFAERPLEGPRTVAVFFDKTSTRTRISFSVGITDLGGAPLIISSSDSQLGGKESVADTARVLERMVAAIVWRTFAQAGLEEMAEGTTVPVVNALSDDFHPCQLLADLLTVKEKFGELAGRSLAYVGDGANNMAHSYLLAGATAGMHVRIGSPAGYPPRPDIVEDARRIAAAGGGSVLVTTNPHEAVSEADVVVTDTWISMGQEDEKVERIAEFAGYGVDDALMAEASEDAIFLHCLPAYRGYEVEASVIDGPQSVVWDEAENRLHAQKALLVWLLAQNSTDAQASAAEAGESDRTEETQEDAR is encoded by the coding sequence ATGACCCGCCATTTCCTCCGCGACGACGATCTCTCTCCCGCCGAACAGGCCGAGGTGCTCGACCTGGCCCTACGGCTGAAGGCCGACCGGTTCGCCGAGCGCCCGCTCGAGGGCCCCCGCACGGTCGCCGTCTTCTTCGACAAGACCTCGACGCGCACGCGCATCTCGTTCTCGGTCGGCATCACCGACCTGGGCGGCGCGCCGCTCATCATCTCGTCGAGCGACAGTCAGCTCGGCGGCAAGGAGTCGGTCGCCGACACCGCCCGCGTGCTCGAGCGCATGGTCGCCGCGATCGTCTGGCGCACCTTCGCGCAGGCCGGCCTCGAGGAGATGGCCGAGGGCACGACGGTGCCGGTCGTCAACGCGCTCTCCGACGACTTCCACCCCTGCCAGCTGCTCGCCGACCTGCTCACCGTCAAGGAGAAGTTCGGCGAACTCGCCGGGCGCTCGCTCGCGTACGTCGGCGACGGGGCGAACAACATGGCGCACTCGTACCTGCTCGCCGGTGCGACGGCCGGCATGCACGTGCGCATCGGTTCGCCGGCCGGATACCCGCCGCGCCCCGACATCGTCGAGGACGCGCGGCGCATCGCGGCCGCCGGCGGCGGTTCCGTGCTCGTCACGACGAATCCGCACGAGGCCGTCTCCGAAGCCGATGTCGTCGTGACCGACACCTGGATCTCCATGGGCCAAGAGGACGAGAAGGTCGAGCGCATCGCCGAGTTCGCCGGATACGGCGTCGACGACGCGCTCATGGCCGAGGCATCCGAGGACGCGATCTTCCTGCACTGCCTGCCCGCCTACCGCGGCTACGAGGTCGAGGCGTCCGTCATCGACGGACCGCAGTCGGTCGTGTGGGACGAGGCCGAGAACCGCCTGCACGCGCAGAAGGCGCTGCTCGTCTGGCTCCTCGCGCAGAACTCGACCGACGCGCAGGCGAGCGCGGCCGAAGCCGGCGAGAGCGACCGGACCGAAGAGACCCAGGAGGACGCACGATGA
- the argH gene encoding argininosuccinate lyase, with protein sequence MTADTTGTPEALGPHGTNEGSLWGARFASGPSPELQALSKSTHFDWQLAPYDIAGSRAHARALSAAGYLDATELDTMLAGLDTLEARVANGDIVAAESDEDVHGALEAALIGIVGPELGGKLRAGRSRNDQIATLVRLYLKDHVAVIGRQLVHLIDALSAQADAHRTAIMPGRTHLQHAQPVLLAHHLLAHGWALSRDLERLVDWTKRADVSPYGGGALAGSTLGLDAASVARDLGLASPSENSIDGTASRDVVAEFAFVSAMIGIDLSRIAEEIILWNTREFGFVTLHDGYSTGSSIMPQKKNPDIAELARGKSGRLIGNLTGLLATLKALPLAYNRDLQEDKEPVFDSVETLEVLLPAFTGMVATLTFHTERMAELAPAGFSLATDVAEWLVKRHVPFRDAHEITGALVRYAEESSLELDEIDDAALAAIDARLTPDVREVLTIEGSVASRDGVSGTAPVRVADQFAKLAERVRHLVAGLPDGDR encoded by the coding sequence ATGACCGCCGACACGACCGGCACCCCCGAGGCTCTGGGCCCGCACGGCACGAACGAGGGCTCGCTCTGGGGCGCGCGCTTCGCGAGCGGCCCGTCGCCAGAACTGCAGGCCCTGTCGAAGTCGACGCACTTCGACTGGCAGCTCGCGCCCTACGACATCGCCGGTTCGCGCGCCCATGCCCGGGCGCTCTCGGCGGCGGGCTACCTCGATGCGACCGAGCTCGACACGATGCTCGCGGGCCTCGACACGCTCGAGGCACGCGTCGCGAACGGCGACATCGTCGCGGCCGAGTCCGACGAAGACGTGCACGGCGCGCTCGAGGCCGCGCTCATCGGCATCGTCGGCCCCGAGCTCGGCGGCAAGCTCCGCGCGGGGCGCAGCCGCAACGACCAGATCGCCACCCTCGTCCGCCTGTACCTGAAAGACCACGTCGCGGTCATCGGGCGTCAGCTCGTGCACCTCATCGACGCGCTCTCCGCGCAGGCCGATGCCCACCGCACGGCGATCATGCCGGGCCGCACGCACCTGCAGCACGCGCAGCCGGTGCTCCTCGCGCACCACCTGCTCGCCCACGGCTGGGCGCTCTCGCGCGACCTCGAGCGACTGGTCGACTGGACCAAGCGAGCGGATGTCTCGCCCTACGGCGGCGGTGCGCTCGCCGGGTCGACCCTGGGCCTCGACGCGGCATCCGTCGCCCGCGACCTCGGTCTTGCGAGCCCGTCCGAGAACTCGATCGACGGCACCGCGAGCCGCGACGTCGTCGCCGAGTTCGCCTTCGTCTCCGCGATGATCGGCATCGACCTGTCCCGCATCGCCGAGGAGATCATCCTCTGGAACACGCGCGAGTTCGGGTTCGTCACGCTCCACGACGGCTACTCGACCGGCTCGTCGATCATGCCCCAGAAGAAGAACCCCGACATCGCCGAGCTCGCGCGCGGCAAGTCGGGTCGGCTCATCGGCAACCTCACGGGCCTGCTCGCGACCCTCAAGGCGCTGCCGCTCGCCTACAACCGCGACCTCCAAGAAGACAAGGAGCCCGTCTTCGACTCGGTCGAGACGCTCGAGGTGCTGCTGCCGGCGTTCACGGGCATGGTCGCGACGCTCACGTTCCACACCGAGCGCATGGCCGAGCTCGCACCTGCCGGATTCTCGCTGGCGACCGACGTCGCCGAGTGGCTCGTCAAGCGCCATGTGCCGTTCCGCGACGCGCACGAGATCACCGGTGCGCTGGTGCGCTATGCCGAGGAGTCCTCGCTCGAGCTCGACGAGATCGACGACGCGGCCCTCGCCGCGATCGATGCCAGACTCACGCCCGACGTCCGCGAGGTCCTCACGATCGAGGGCTCGGTCGCGAGCCGTGACGGGGTGAGCGGCACGGCGCCGGTGCGCGTCGCCGATCAGTTCGCGAAGCTCGCCGAGCGCGTGCGCCATCTCGTCGCCGGGCTTCCCGACGGCGATCGCTGA